The nucleotide sequence tcgataaggctcgacgagcctaacgagcttcacatgtgaggctcgagctcgggctcgataaacaaacgagctttgttttgaggctcaagctcggctcgggcttgaCAAAGCTCGACTCATTTCGAgttttttctcgagccgatctcgaatAGCTCgtgagccgctcggctcgtttgcacccctagttctAATATTGTTTTTACTCTTGTTCTACTAGACTACAACGTTCATATATATTTTTCCTAAAATTTCAACATATGTTCTTAAATCACACTATAAGACTTCTACAGTGTGGATGAGGTGTCATGTACGTGTCAATTTGTCTTCTGAAGTGCTTAAAAAGCCCCCGATGACTCCCCCTCCCACTTATCCATATTCATAATACACAAAAGAGCTATGGATTCAATGGCCAGAACCAAGAAGAAACCACACGTAATCTTTATACCATTTCCAGACCAAAGCCACATAAAAGCCATGCTCAAACTAGCAGAGCTTCTCCACCATAAGGGCCTCCAGATAACCTTCGTCAACACCGAGTTTATCCACGAGCGGCTTCTCGAATCAGGAGGCCCACACAGCCTAGACGGCTCGCCTGATTTCCGATTCGAAATCATTCCGGATGGTGTTTCTCGCAGTTCGGAAGCTAGGCGTACCATGACAAATCTACTGCTGCAATCCCTTGAAACCAACTTCTTAGGTCGTTTTATTGACCTTGTAACCAAGCTTCCGGATTCTCCAACTTGTATTATCTCTGATGGGTACATGTCGATTTTCACAATCGATGCTGCGCTAAAGCTTGGAATCCCGATCATGATGTACTGGACACTTGCTGCCTGTGGCTACATGGGATTTTACCAGATCCAATCTCTCATTGAGAAAGGATTTGCACCTCTTAAACGTTAGTTTTCTATTTGCATCTGTTAATTAAGTCTCGTACGTACAACAAATATGCCATTTTTCTTGAACATTTAAAAATTAAGTAAATGAATACCAGTTTTTTTTAGGTCGGACATTAAAGCCCAGCCGTTTCATCGGTTAATTCACTGGTCGGTGTAATGAAGTTTTAAATAGTTTAAAAACAAAATTATACACAAAAGAAAAGTTACAAAAATGTTTATGCAAGAGTAAACCGTCATTTTGGTCTCTGTGGTtggggcacttttgccattttagttcaaatctcaaactttttaaatctgggaccctgtggtttcacttttatttttTTAGTCCAAAATCTAAAACCCcctattttgactgttgaaaCCTGATTGTTTTGTCCTTTTGTTCAGGGGCATTTTGctcattttaattttattataacatattaactaattaaaataataaaactaaataaTCCCCATATAAACAGCAGATATTCATCTTCCTCAACACCAAACCCTAACCTTCTCCAAACACTCGCATCTTCTCGAAACATAACACAGATCCCACCCCTCTTCTTTCTCTTTACCTCAAAAACCCTACCACACACCACCAAACCGTATCCCTCCCCCCATCCCTCTCATCTTTCTTTCTCTCTAAGAAACGACACAACGGGttcggtggtggtggctggtttTGATGAATGGTGTTGAGGTGGTCGCAGTAAGATCGGTGGTGGTGAAGGGGAGACGGTGGTGGAGGGGAGACGGTGGTGTAGGTGTACAGTGGCGTGGGTGTACGATGGTAGAGGGGAGAAGGTGGTGGTGGGTGTACGATGGGGTGAAAATCATGAAATTAAAACGAAAACTGGTGAAAATCGTGAAATTAATGCGTTACAGAAGTTGTTTTGTTGACGATTTAGATGAATCTTCTTCGTATTCATCGTCAGAAATCGATGTGTTAGAAAACATACCTTCTGGAACGTCCTGAACAGAAACAGAGCTCCAGTGAGGTTTTGAAGCAGAAACGGAGCTCCGGTGAGGTATTGAATGTTGCTGGCCGGTGGAAGGCAGGAACGCCGGTTCATGAATAGTTTTATGAGCAGAGAAGAGTTTGGAGAAGATGTTTTGGGGAAGGTGATAAGGGAttatttagttttattatttAAGAATATGTTAAATGAAAATCAGTTGGACAAAAATACCCctacacaaaaagacaaaataggcaggttgcaacagtcaaaacagggggtttttggattttggactaaaatgacaatagaagtgaaaccacaggaagccagatttaaaaagtttaagATTTGGACTAGAATAGCAAAAGTGCCCAAACAACAGAGACCAAAATGACACTTTACTCAAGATGCAAACcaaactattttgtttcaaaaaaTTAAGGAAAACAAGTTTAACTTTATATAAGAATCATTTTAATCAAACATAACCCAAATTTAAACACTCGAGACAAATCTAAAGAAACATAGGTAGATAAGAAATTAAAATACGGGTAAACAcaacttagggggtgtttggggttgagttttgaaaatagattatgcgttttgaataatcagaatcagataattagctgtaacaaaacgtgttgcagaaagatagtgtttggatttgattatgttgtttgatatcacaacaatcagataatcaacattgtttggatttgattatgttgtttgatatcacaataatcagataatcaactatttgagtgtttggcaagtatatatatttcaaaaaaataaataagtgaaaacgtaaaaaattagtttttggattatcacgttttcctgcagcaaggggtgacctacttatggattatcacgttttgaactctacaaaatgtaaaaaatcactttttattaattgtttaccaaacactcaaaatagattttttgcgatttcaaaacacaataatcaaataatcagattgaaaacgcaatcccaaacacccccttaattgTTAAACATTTAACACCTTAAAACACGGGTAGATAAAAAACATAGGAATTTCACTATTTGTTACAACTACGGGGCGACCCCGTGCTCCGCGCGGGCTTTTGGTTGGTATCGCTTCGATTCGTTACAATATTTGTACAATACAGGTACTTGGTATAGCGTTCTTACATTAATACAGAGGACACGAAAAGACGGGAATTAAAATGTGGATAATCACCGTAATATAACGTATTTATAACAAAAATTAATTATTCTATTGTGAGGTGTTAAACTTTCAACAATTTTTTTAGACTGTTATAACGGCCGTATTtgtaaataaattttaaaataatGGTATACCATGAAAGCATCAAGTTAGAAGCTTGAATTAAAATTTGCCCAAGTTCAGGGACTATACAGAGACATCTTGAAACTTAACAAAGCTGACCAAATAAAGGTCGCCTGAATAAAGGTAGTCCCACGTGTATTCATCTAATAACTGTGGGTATGAAGTATGAGCCTGCTATAGCTGGTAAACCGGGCACTATATCACCATTCTATCTTGGTTCTAAAATATCAAAACTAGgaggttttttttttcagaaataatgttattttttaaaacaatttcACAACTAATGCCCTGTTAAAAAAACTCTCAAAAATATTGCTATCTCCATTTGAAATGGCGATTTGTTGCACATTATAGGTGTTGTAAAGAAATGTCAGGGATTGTAAGAATTAATATGattagaacaagtacaatttaTGACATCGCCATTAGGAATGGCAATCTAAGGTGAATCGTCATTTAGAATGGAGATTTCTGCAAAAAGTCATTTAAAGTGGTGATTTACTGCAACAAAGTCATTTAAAATGGCGACAACTTCTGCCACAAGCCATTTAAAATGGCAATTTTCTGCAAAAAGCCAACTGAAATGGCAATCTACTGAAAATGTGCAATGTGTAATTCTTTAAATTTGTGATAGACTTTGTAAGATATCCGTGAGTGAAATTGTTTTAAAAGGTGTGTAATGGATGATGACCGGAGGTGAGGAAGAGACCGGAGGGTGACGGTGTAGTGTTGGTGATCGACGGTGTTCAAAATGCGTCGGTGAAGATGAACGGTGTTCGGTGGACGATGGAGGTGGTGTGGTGTGACAAGGTAAGTTGTCTATGGTGGTTAATGGTGAGAATGGTGGCCGGAGATGGTGAGTGGTGGTTAGCGATGGACGATGGAGACTGAAGGCATAACAGTGTTAAAAAGAATCAAAGTTATATGGTGATTCTTTAAATTTGTGATAGACTTTGATTCTACTGAAAAGGTGTATGGTGTGACATTATTTATGCAAAAAACTCTAATAATCTTCATCATTAGTCATCGTCATCATCAGCAACATACCTGCTCTTATCCGAAACACCTTACATCACCATCTTCATCAGACATCATCAGTCTTCATCATCCGAAACACCTTTCCGAAATACTCCATCCGTTCATCATCACAAaagatcatcatcatctcgcCGCCGGTCATCACCACCAGAAACAACACTGTTGTTCATCCAAAACTTACAATTTTCATCATCACCGTCATCATCGTCAACCTCCATCTTCTCTGTCGCTAACCACCACTCACCATCTCCAACCACCATTCTCACCATTAACCACCGTAGACAACCTACCTTGTCACATGATATCACCTCCATCGTCCACCGAACACCGTTTATCTTCTCCGACGCATTTCGAACACCGTCGATCACCACCACTACACCGTCAGTCTCCGGTCTCTTCCTCACCTCCGGTCATCATCCATTACACACCTTTTAAAATAATTTCACTCTCGGATATCTTACAAAGTCTATCACAAATTTAAAGAATTACACCTTTTCAGTAGATTGCCATTTCAATTGGCTTTTTGTAGAGCTTGTAGCAGAAGTTGTCACCGTTTTAAATGCTTTTGTTGCAGTAAATCGCCACTTTAAATGACTTTTTGTAGAAATCTCCATTCTAAATTGCGATTCACCTTAGATTGCCATTCCTAATGGCGATTTGTCATAAAATGTACTTATTCTAATCATATTAATTCTTACAATCCCTGACAGTTCTTTACAACACCTATAATGTGCAACAAATCGCCATTTCAAATGGAGATAGCATTAtttttgaaagttttttcaacatggCATTAGTTGtgaaattattttcaaaagtaacATTATTTCTGAAAAAAAAACTCCAAAACCAGGCGGGTTTCacatctctctttctctctctctgaaTCCTAGCAGTCCCAAATATCTCGTCCACTGTTCATCATCCACCGTTCAACATCTCAAGAGTGGCTCTAGGGTATGACGATAGTCTCCGACGACCATAGTACGACGATGGTGAGTTGCATCGGTAAATCGGTTTCTGGCGACTGTCATGCCTGTTGCCTATTTTATCAAATCGAATCCGTTGGTCGTCGATTTTGATGGCGGTTAAGCGATGGCCTAGGCAATTGAGGCTCAATCTGTAGTCCAACTATAAATTGGGGATGGATGGTTGATTATCGCCGCTGCCAGCACCATTTTCAAACAATCACTCCTGAAATGTCCGAGTTCCCCTTGGTTGTTCGCCATGGCAGATTCGAAACTTTAATTGAATACATTGGAAGTTATCAACGACGCCATTCTCGATCAGATGGTATCCGAATCGGTGGAAGCACTTGTAGAGAGCTACGGTGGGAGAAGCTACCACCACGGCAATTTCTGGTGAAGACCGGAGAGATGTAAAGTTAAAAAGGGGCAATATTGTAATCTTGGGTCAAGGGTAATATCTTAATTTTGTAGCTTTGGACAAAGGAGGTGAACCGCTGTTCACCGCAATCTCTAAATGTTATAGAGATGATATCTTGTAGTTTTTTTTAATGGCATACGGTTAGGATGTCGCTAACCAGGTTAGTAGTTAGAATGTTAACATCATCAAGTTAGTATTAAAAACCCCTTGCCTGGATGAAAGTTACTAATTTGtctatgtttattttatttaaagggTGTGATCACTAATTTAATTAATTCCTCTACATTTTCAATGTATGAGCAGATGAAAGTTACTTGACAAATGGGTATTTAGACACGATCATTGATTGGGTTCCTGGAATGGAAGGCATCCGTCTTAAGGATTTCCCAATAGATTGGACCGCTGACATCAATGACAAACTTCTAACATTCTGTAAGGAAGCTCCCCAAAGGTCACACAGAGTTCCATATCATATTTTCCACACGTTTGATGCGTTGGAGTCTAGTATTATCAAAGCTTTGTCATTGACGTATTCTCATGTTTACACCATCGGCCCACTGGAACTGCTTCTTGATCAGATACTGGACGAAAAAAAGCAAACTAAAGCGGCATACAGCTTAATGAAAGAAGACACAAAATGTTTAGAATGGCTTCAGTCCAAGGAACAAAGTTCTGTCATTTATGTAAATTATGGGAGTTCAACATTAATGCCTTTAGAAGACCTGATAGAATTTGGTTGGGGACTTGCTAATAGCAACCATTCTTTCCTTTGGATAATCCGGTCTAACTTGGTGAAAGGGGAATCTGCAGTTTTGCCTCCTGAACTTCAGGAACATATAAAAAAGAGAGGCTTTATTTCAAGTTGGTGTCCACAGGAAAAGGTCCTGAACCACCCTTCGGTTGGAGGGTTTTTGACTCATTGTGGGTGGGGGTCCACCATCGAGGGCTTGTCGGCTGGGGTGCCGATGATATGTTGGCCGTTTGGGTGGGATCAGCTGACCAACTGTAGGTATATATGCAAGGAATGGGAGGTTGGAGTGGAGATGGGGAATAAAGTGAAACGAGATGAAGTTAGTAGACTTGTGCAACACTTGATGGGAGGAGGTAACCGAATGAGGAACAAGGCTATAGAATGGAAGGAAAAGGCTCGTGTTGCCATAGGTCCCAAGGGTTCGTCTTCTTTAAACATAGATAACATGGTCAAGGAAATAACCATGCTATCCAAAGGCTAGAAACGAGTGGTTCGTTAGAACCCTTTGCATTCTGTTTACGATGTAATAGTGTATCAGTGTACTTATAATTTTACGTTGTCCAGATGTATCAAACCAAGTAACACCTAAATTGGTTATTGGTTTAGAAAATTGTTCAAGGTTCAGTTATGCAATAAAAGGCTTGAGTAATATTATATGATTTCTTATTGTTAATAATTATTGATAAataatcaattttaaacatactAAAAAGCTATAAAAGTGTAATGTTAATTACACCTATACTAGATATAGAAGTGTAAGAGTTGATTACAAGTATACTAAATGTGGTTTACGTTATACTTGGTCACATGGAATGCTTATAATACTCGGATTACTTGTCATAATATATTTCTTCTTCACATCATCTTTCTCCACTACTTGCCTTCTGCTTGTCATAACTTGCCAAATCACAGAAAAATGCAGCACGTTTCATACTCCTTCGCACAATTTTTAAATTAAatctaaaataaatataataactcaAAATacttattaaaaatataactcaGACTTAAATATaacattaatttaaaaaaaaaacaagtcaaGATAAATATAACATTAATTTTAAACCCTAGTACATATTAATTATTAAAACTGGTAAACATTAAATTTAAAAACTCGCATTTTCATCTTAAATACGCGGTCCCCTCCCTTTTTATTCGAGCATCAACTTCAACTAAgtgttaattttgttcaaggacaCCAACTCATTAGTCACCTGTGGTCTGTTTGAGACTTAACAATCCTTATTCAATTCAGTTCAAGAGCAAACAAATTTGGGAATTTTATCTTCAAAGGGGTGTCTTCTATCCAAACATCATGCCAGAACCAAGATACCTTGCAATCTCTTAGACGACATCGAATTTGATTGGATAAATCTACATGAAGCTTGGCTAGATCCTCATCCACACTGAAAATGTTTTTCCAAACACATGTAATGGGGGTCTCTTAAAATATGCCTACTGGAATGAATAGTTTTGATTATTTTGACCGATAAACTGATTGAATCCTTCTTGAACCTCCAGCTCCACTTGTATAGGAGGGCCAAGTTAAACGCCTTCAAACTTCCCACCCCATACCCACCTTGGGGGCTAAACCCTTATCCCAAGACACCTAACTAACTTTCGACCTATCGCAGgacacccccccccctcccccaagAAATTTCTTCTAATACTTTCTAAGGAATTGATAACCAGAGTAGGATCTTTGAAGAGCGATAAAAAGCAATTAGAGAGGCTTCCTAAGCACGCCTTAATTAAAGTTACTTTTCCCTCTAACGAGAGTGCTTCCCTTATGCATGTGGGATCCTCCAATGATATTTCTCTTTGATTAAATAATAGTACAAACTAAAAAAATATAGAGATGGTAATTAATAGAACTTCTTATATACAAGGATAGATGTAACAACCTTACGTATTTCAGAAAGTCGATgaaattcaaaaattttaaacgctaaggggaggggggtggttcactagtgatagaacttatcactcacaagcaccaatcaagttccgccgtgtcatcgaccatttttccatcactcataaccttttttagtgggggtggtcatcactcatcaccacacccaacaatttccccccaaccaacaattacactCACAAAACCAAACAATAACGCGTGATAAAGATAACGAAAATCGGATTTCGTGGAAATATAACGCGTTGAACTTGTTCCCGGCGGTGGAGTATAACGCGTGGATGTTGTTTCCGTGATAATATCACGTATCCACCCCGCCACCTCTAACACCCCCTCCTCCAGCGAATGGGTGGCGGGCGAACACCAAGTTTGTCACGAAAGTCTTCAAATAATGGTTTCGCGAGTGGGTTTGTAAAATATTGGCCATCTGGGGCATGGTGGAACAAATTTTGTATGAAGTTTTCCCGAAGAGACAAACTAACGAAAGGAGTGATAGTCAATATCAATATGTTTGGCACATTTACGAGCAACCCTGGCTTAGAAACACTGCACTCAGGTTGTAACAAAGCAGAATTGAATGACCAGCTGGAAAAGCATTTAGATAATTTCAGGTGTTGTATTTGTAATGGCGTGGTATTCAAATTCACAGCTTGGATGCGAGACTATAGGTTGTTTCTTGGCGCTCCAAGATACTAAGTTACCTCCAAGAAAAATGGAATGACCGTAAGTGGAATGACGCGTCTCAATACAACGTGCCCAATCGGCGCTAAAGTAGCCATTTATGGAAGTGCTAAGTGGTCCATTGAAAGCAAGGCCAAGAGAGATAGTTCATTTGACATAACGCAAGACGTGTCTCACAAGCTGCAAGTGAGTACTTGTTTGGGCATGGAGGAACAGGCTTGTTTGGTTAACAACATACGAGAGATTGGCTTGAAAAATTGTGAGATATTGGAGAGCACCCACTAAAGAACGATAGCTAGGATCCGAGAAGGGTGGGCTGGGTGATGCAAATATGTTAGATGTGCTAAAAGGCGTCGCCGCTAGTTTTGAATCTAACATCCCTACTCGAGAAAGTATATCATAGGCTTATTTCGCTTGACCAAAAAAACAAGCCAATGGGAGTGGAGGTCGATTCAAGACAAAGGAAATAACTAAGAATACCAAGATCTCTAATGGCAAACTCATTGTGAAGAGAGGCAATAAACCATAAAATGGAAGCCTCATCATTACCTTTAATGATATTGTAGTCAATGAAGACTAGTAGATAGAAGAAAAACAAGAACCTTTGGGGAAAACAAACAAGAAGCTTGAACCATAGAGTACCTTTCTCAATCGACAAACATGAGTGGGACATCGAGAGTCGAAATCCCTGCGGTTGTTCCATTAAAGCGGTCTCACGAAGATCACCATTCAAAACACATTTTTAACAATTAACTAATGTAAATGCTCCTTTCTTGTTACCTCTATATATAACACAATTCGAACGGTGGAAGCTTTAACGACAAGAATGAAAGTCTGTGAGTAATTAAAACCCAGGATTTGAGTAAAACCTTGAGCCACAAAGCGAGCTTTGAAGCTATTGATAGAACCATCTGACTTATATTTGGTTTAGAAATCCCAATTTGAACCAACAACATTGAATGGGGATGGGTGTGGTACAAGATCCCATGTTTTGTTTTTATGAAGAGTCGTAAGCTCTTCTTCCAAAGCATGCATATGTCTTCGATCTTTAAAGGCAGATCTGAACCCCTTTGGTTCTTTGGTGGTGAGGAGGGCTGAATGAAGAGTAGAAGTGGATAATATAGAAAAATCTATTTGATGTTTAGGATGGTTGTTTCTGGTCGTTGTGCGAGTAAGAATAGGATGAACCGGAGCTTGGACGGTAATGGGAGGTGGTGGCACTAGGGCAGTTCGAGTGTCCGATGAAACGAAGGTGGAGGGTGGGGTTGGTGGAGTTTGGTCATTTTGAGAAGTAGATGTGGTGTGGTACGGTTGGGTGGTTGTAGAATTATGTGTGAGATTTGTGGGTAGGCACATGCTGGAGGGAGATGTTGGACTAATGGGAGAAGGAATAGACTTGGGAGGTGACGACTGGTTATTAGTTGAGGTGCTGAAGTTATATTCTTCCAAATAAATAAAGGTGAAAAGTGATGAAAGTTCGATTGTAGATATGCGACACGTATAAGGAAATTCTGTTTCATCGAATTGTGCATGGCGGGTAATGTGAATGCGTGAGGAGCCGGGATTCATGCAACGATAAGCTTTGTATTTAGTACTATACCCAATGAAGATACAAGGAATGCTACTCAGGTCTAGCTTGTGAACCTAGTAGTCTCGCAAATAATGGTATACTCAATAACCAAAGGTTCATAAATTATTGTATTGTGGCGTATGTATGAAGAGAAGTTCAAAAGGTGATTTGTTCACCAAGATAAGTGTCGGTAACCGGTCTATGACATGCGCGGCCAATGCAAACGCATCAACCCAAAGAGATACCAAGGCATTTGCACCAAAAAAGCATGGCTAAACCCATTTCTATTATATGTCGATTCTTGCGTTCAGGTCGCCCATTTGCTTTTGGGAGCGTATGATCAATATAATTGCTGCAATGTACCATtttccaaaaacaaaatttttgcCCTCCTATTAACAAATCCCGTACCACCGCCAGTGTGTAAGACCTTgagatgtaacaccccaaaaatattaaaTCATAATTAACCAAGGCTAACTAACTAAGTTAAGTTAACTAACATATTATGATTTATAAAAATTCTCTATTTGAAAAGAATGGAGGGACTAAAATTGTAAATAAATGAAACTtggtttttataaaataaaattttaaaaatcccAAACACATAAAGGTGTGTGTGCGGGTGAATCAAAACTCCCCCAAGACCTAATTTCTGCAAATTGGTAAATTAAAGGTCTATTAGGAGTTCAAATTCGTGCATGAATCAGTGATTGTGATCATCTAATCCAAGGGATTAAAAGGTATGTCACAATTTGATATTTGATGATAGTAAGAAAGATTGTTGTAAATTGAAATTCTGATATCTACATGaattaataataattatgtaAGCTAGATGATGTAAACAAacttaggaacaaaccctaagtgAACGATTTCGAGTTAAATGCCAAAATTACAAGTATTTGAATGAAACACTAGGTGTGTATAAGTGGGTTTTGTGTTTATGTAGAATACATGAACTATAATGTTGCGAGTAAGGTATTTGGTGCTTGatactttgaattttgatgcTAGTTAATGTGCATCAACCAATTTGGTAATAAGAAGTATGTATACTTGGTTAATTGATAATGTCTAGATTTAAAAGGTTAGTATATAAATCTTGCCCGCAAGAtgcttgatgaaatgcctaagtaaTCATTGATTGATTAAAATGTATAAAAGAATCACGTAAATGATATTTTGACAAATTACGTGACATATGTCGTATCATGAGTTCTAAACGATAAATCGAATTGAACTCTATAAGAAAATTGGGTGAATCATCAAGTGGTCAAGACAGAGCGGAACTCGCTTGAAGGGAAAACTTTAAAGGTACGTAGTTTCGTGCTTCGTAGAATTCTCTTTATTTGAATTGTATTAGCATATGATCGTTTATTATAAACTAGTCATAAAGGTCGGTTCGTATGTATACGATGTATTTCGTAAAAACGAACCGGAGGACCTAAATGATAAACTAACGATACGTTTGATTGTTcgtaagtgatggatttcactaaGCATTCAAATGGGACAAGCTGAGGAAATTGGTAATAAGTTTGAATATCcgaaagtgat is from Helianthus annuus cultivar XRQ/B chromosome 9, HanXRQr2.0-SUNRISE, whole genome shotgun sequence and encodes:
- the LOC110879313 gene encoding UDP-glycosyltransferase 85C2-like, with the protein product MDSMARTKKKPHVIFIPFPDQSHIKAMLKLAELLHHKGLQITFVNTEFIHERLLESGGPHSLDGSPDFRFEIIPDGVSRSSEARRTMTNLLLQSLETNFLGRFIDLVTKLPDSPTCIISDGYMSIFTIDAALKLGIPIMMYWTLAACGYMGFYQIQSLIEKGFAPLKHESYLTNGYLDTIIDWVPGMEGIRLKDFPIDWTADINDKLLTFCKEAPQRSHRVPYHIFHTFDALESSIIKALSLTYSHVYTIGPLELLLDQILDEKKQTKAAYSLMKEDTKCLEWLQSKEQSSVIYVNYGSSTLMPLEDLIEFGWGLANSNHSFLWIIRSNLVKGESAVLPPELQEHIKKRGFISSWCPQEKVLNHPSVGGFLTHCGWGSTIEGLSAGVPMICWPFGWDQLTNCRYICKEWEVGVEMGNKVKRDEVSRLVQHLMGGGNRMRNKAIEWKEKARVAIGPKGSSSLNIDNMVKEITMLSKG